A portion of the Vanessa atalanta chromosome 14, ilVanAtal1.2, whole genome shotgun sequence genome contains these proteins:
- the LOC125068731 gene encoding uncharacterized protein LOC125068731 has protein sequence MDSIKQSLAAMTELFNNRMQEFQHDLNKTSSPGSTTSLASDFITFKSFVISALNTLQCQVEFLGRELDRQEMRHRRKMLLLHGVPEEKTEDTSARVTGLVADHLLLPNFSSASIKHSYRLGQRSDKKPRPIVVKFTDVSIRDKVWFAKTKFKGTGLTESEFLTKSRHDVFLEARRRFGINKCWTRDGFIYVIASDGARHRVESLSDLNSIPTASTTKSPVQTKSCDSKGVDKVIVTRTKRLIKK, from the coding sequence ATGGACTCTATCAAGCAATCACTGGCAGCCATGACAGAGTTGTTTAATAACAGGATGCAAGAGTTCCAGCACGATCTAAATAAAACCTCCTCTCCCGGATCTACAACTTCTTTGGCAtcagattttattacatttaaatcctTTGTAATATCTGCTTTAAACACTCTTCAGTGCCAAGTAGAATTTCTTGGGAGAGAGCTTGACCGTCAGGAGATGCGGCATAGACGGAAGATGCTTCTTCTTCATGGTGTCCCAGAGGAGAAGACTGAAGACACGTCGGCTCGCGTCACGGGCCTTGTAGCGGATCATCTCTTGCTTCCAAACTTTTCAAGCGCCAGCATTAAGCACTCATACCGCTTAGGCCAACGGTCAGATAAGAAACCCAGGCCTATTGTGGTAAAATTCACTGACGTTAGCATCCGCGATAAAGTTTGGTTCGCAAAAACCAAATTTAAAGGCACGGGCTTAACAGAGTCGGAGTTCTTGACGAAAAGCaggcacgatgttttcctcgaAGCCAGAAGACGCTTTGGCATAAATAAGTGCTGGACGCGGGACGGTTTCATATACGTAATAGCGTCGGATGGTGCTCGTCATCGAGTTGAAAGCCTGTCGGACCTCAACAGCATACCCACTGCGTCTACTACGAAGTCGCCGGTTCAAACAAAGTCTTGTGACTCCAAAGGTGTTGACAAGGTAATTGTTACACGTACTAAGAGActgataaaaaagtaa